TTCATCGGCTGCGGGTGCATGACGATCGCGTCAGGCTTCGCGCGCGCGAGCCGCTCGGAAGACAAACCGAACTTTGCGAAGTAGCGGTCCGCGTCCGGAATCGCCGCAGTCGCCATACGCTCCTTCTGGATGCGCAACATCATGATGACGTCGACGCCGGCGATGCCGGTTTCGAGCGCGGTGTGACGCTCGCAGCCGCCGAACTCGGTCGCATCGGGCATGAGCGCCTTGGGCGCGACAATGCGGATCTCGCCGACACCCAGCGTCGCCAGCACGTGCCAGGCGGACCGCGCCACGCGCGAGTGCCTGATGTCGCCGACGATCGCGATCTTGAGGCCGTCGAACTTCTGCTTCTTCTGCAGGATGGTCAGCGCGTCGAGCAGCCCCTGGGTGGGATGCGAGACATGCGCTTCACCGGCCGACAATACGCTGGCGTGCGGCTGCACGTGCGAGGCCACCAAGTCCGGCACGCCGGCCTCCGCGTCGCGGATCACGAACACGTCCACGTGGCAGGCTTCGAGTGTGTAGATGGTGTCGAGCATGCTCTCGCCCTTCACGCGCGAGGACAGCTGCACCTCGAGATTGACCACGTCGGCGCCGAGCCGCTTGGCCGCGAGCTCGAACGAAACGCGCGTGCGCGTCGACGGCTCGGTGAACAGGTTTGCGACCGTGACGCCCGCGAGGTTGCGGTTGTGCACCGGCGCCTCGCCGATCGGCTTCACGAATTTCTGCGCCCGCGTGAGCAGCGCTTCGATCGCGGACCTGGGCATTCCTTCGAGAGTGAGCAGGTGCCGGAGCGTGCCGTCGGTGCGATTCTGTTGCGTCATGTCTTTGTCAGTGTGTTTCGAACCATCGTTCCAGGATCACCGCGGCCGCGGCCGCGTCTACGTCCTCGCGTGTCACCCGCCGCTTGCGTTCGCCGCTCGCGCGCATGACGCGCAGGCGCTCTTCGGCGTCCTGCGAGGAGTGGCGTTCATCGACCAGGTCGATGGGCAGTCCGCTGCGTTGGCCCAGATCGGCGGCGAATCGGCGCGCGGTCTCGGTGAGGGGGCTCGCGGAGCCGTCGGCATTATAGGGCTCGCCCACGGCGATTCGCGCCGGGCGTGTGTCCGCCAGCAGGCGGTCGATGGCTTTCCAGTCGGGGCCCTGCGGGCCGTTGGACACCGTGATGCGGGGGTGCGCGGAGCGTGTCAGCGTGTCGCCGCTCGCGATGCCAATACGTTTGAGTCCGAAGTCGAGTGCAACGATCAGTTGCGCCCGATCAGGCATGACCGGAGAACGAAGTGAGCTGCGCGGGTTCGACGCCGAGCAACCGCAGCGTTGCTAGCCAGCGCTCCTCGTAGGGCAGATCGAAGATCACGCTTTCATCGGCCGGCACCGACAACCAGGAGTTGTCGAGCATTTCCTTCTCGAGCTGGCCGGCTTCCCAGCCCGCGTAGCCGAGCGCGATGAATGCCTTGTCCGGTCCGGCACCCGAGGCCATGGCCGCGAGCACGTCGCGCGACGTGGTGACCTGGATCTGGTCGGAGATCTTGTGCGTGCTGTCCCACTCGCCACCCGGACGATGCAGCACGAAGCCGCGATCCTGGTGCACCGGCCCGCCGCGCAGGACGGGCAGATCGGCGGCTTTCTTGTCGGTGGGTTCGATCTTCATCTGCTCGAACACTTCGCTGAGCGTCATCGACAGCGGACGGTTGAGCACGATGCCGAGTGCCCCTTTCTCGCCGTGTTCGCAGATCAGTGAGACGGTCTGCGAAAAATTCGGGTCGGAGAGCTGGGGCATGGCGATCAGCAGATGATTCGAAAGACTGGTGACGCCGCCGGCCATATGGAAAGGAGTCTACTGTGAATTGGCGGGTGCGGTCACGGTTCCGCGGCTGACTTTCTTGCCGTCGAATTCCCATCCGTAGGTGAAACGCAACAGCCGGTATTTGCCGGCGAGTTCTTTCGGGAAAGGATCGAACGGACTCGCGAGCTTCAATATGTCCGTCGCCGCCTGGTCGAGTTTCGCCGAGCCGCTGGAGCGGCGAATGGTGGCGGAGTCGAGCGTGCCGTCGGCCAGGATCACGACTTCCACGTCGGGATTGCGGGTTCCCGGTGCACGCCAGGCGGCCTGCGGGAAGTTCATCGTGCCCAGGCGTTCTATCTTGAGACGCCAGGCCACGAGGTACGGCGCGACCAGCGCCTCGCGAGTGTCAGGCGTCACCCACAATTCGTCGCGCGGCGGGCCGCGGACCTTCTGATCTTCAGCGTCATCCACACCGAGCTTGTCGCGTTCGCTGTTGCCAGTGGTTTCAACCGGAACTTCCGTCGCCTCCACCAGGCTGGCGGGCGGCGCGAAGTAGAGGATCTCGGGCTGCGGCGCGGTGGTAGTTAGCGCCCGGTTGTCGGCGACGGCGAGCAGCGCGCCGGCGTCTTCCGCGAGGGTCGTGCCATCCGCGCGCCCATTGCGGGCTTCGTATTCGGCGGCGGCGCGCGGCGGGCGCGCCTCGGCCGGATCGA
This sequence is a window from Pseudomonadota bacterium. Protein-coding genes within it:
- a CDS encoding YqgE/AlgH family protein encodes the protein MAGGVTSLSNHLLIAMPQLSDPNFSQTVSLICEHGEKGALGIVLNRPLSMTLSEVFEQMKIEPTDKKAADLPVLRGGPVHQDRGFVLHRPGGEWDSTHKISDQIQVTTSRDVLAAMASGAGPDKAFIALGYAGWEAGQLEKEMLDNSWLSVPADESVIFDLPYEERWLATLRLLGVEPAQLTSFSGHA
- a CDS encoding aspartate carbamoyltransferase catalytic subunit, translating into MTQQNRTDGTLRHLLTLEGMPRSAIEALLTRAQKFVKPIGEAPVHNRNLAGVTVANLFTEPSTRTRVSFELAAKRLGADVVNLEVQLSSRVKGESMLDTIYTLEACHVDVFVIRDAEAGVPDLVASHVQPHASVLSAGEAHVSHPTQGLLDALTILQKKQKFDGLKIAIVGDIRHSRVARSAWHVLATLGVGEIRIVAPKALMPDATEFGGCERHTALETGIAGVDVIMMLRIQKERMATAAIPDADRYFAKFGLSSERLARAKPDAIVMHPQPMNRGIEIASDVADGPQSVIRDQVRNGVAVRMAVLEAVIEGRHR
- a CDS encoding TonB family protein encodes the protein MSARALPLREGIAPTRDRLTTTVFMAALVHGVIIVGVTFGSVKHESAGAPGLEVLIVSNDVPEAQTNTTATYLAQRTQLGSGNSIDPAEARPPRAAAEYEARNGRADGTTLAEDAGALLAVADNRALTTTAPQPEILYFAPPASLVEATEVPVETTGNSERDKLGVDDAEDQKVRGPPRDELWVTPDTREALVAPYLVAWRLKIERLGTMNFPQAAWRAPGTRNPDVEVVILADGTLDSATIRRSSGSAKLDQAATDILKLASPFDPFPKELAGKYRLLRFTYGWEFDGKKVSRGTVTAPANSQ
- the ruvX gene encoding Holliday junction resolvase RuvX → MPDRAQLIVALDFGLKRIGIASGDTLTRSAHPRITVSNGPQGPDWKAIDRLLADTRPARIAVGEPYNADGSASPLTETARRFAADLGQRSGLPIDLVDERHSSQDAEERLRVMRASGERKRRVTREDVDAAAAAVILERWFETH